One genomic region from Bacillota bacterium encodes:
- a CDS encoding HTH domain-containing protein has product MNSELNPDDAPLAWSGRLFSLRRLLEGGHFCSGQHLAFQLRVSRTSVWKSLSALRALGYEIE; this is encoded by the coding sequence TTGAACTCCGAGTTGAACCCCGACGACGCCCCCCTGGCGTGGTCCGGCCGTCTCTTCTCCCTGCGCCGGCTCCTCGAAGGCGGCCACTTCTGCTCCGGGCAGCACCTTGCCTTTCAACTCCGGGTCAGCCGCACGTCCGTCTGGAAGTCGCTTTCGGCCCTGCGAGCCCTGGGATACGAGATTGAAG